Proteins encoded in a region of the Drosophila busckii strain San Diego stock center, stock number 13000-0081.31 chromosome 2L, ASM1175060v1, whole genome shotgun sequence genome:
- the LOC108594531 gene encoding cytosolic 10-formyltetrahydrofolate dehydrogenase: MATNLRVAIIGQSNFAADVLELLLERPHVQVVGVFTIPDKGSREDILASTAASQGIPVFKFASWRRKGVALPEVLEQYRSVGATLNVLPYCSQFIPMEVIDGAALGSICYHPSILPLHRGASAISWTLIEGDEVAGFSIFWADDGLDTGPLLLQRQCNVEPTDTLDSIYKRFLYPEGVKAMGVAVDMVANGTAPKITQTEVGASYDAAMFKAENQLLNLQQSAARIWQFVRGLDSVPGAIAVVQHADGVEEQVRFFGAHLYSAGPLKSCKPLQLQGLAKPAWVHDSGLLIEGSDGAFVNIRRIKRGSKMINACDWFKQAQHKPITDFSEDELAKRQLLSGIWQAILKQPIEASTDFFAAGAGSMDVVRLVEEVKEAFDVPLENEQVFMAPVFEEFFELLVLSLRQGSGLTGGQQLEYEGFTLNANKRQIRVPTQLFINGQFVPAQGNKTLDIVNPSDEQLLCQVSCASAQDVDKAVQSAHDAFYGAWRQVSPRQRGLLMLRLAELMEQHKEELATIESVDSGAVYTLALKTHIGMSIDAWRYFGGWCDKIQGSTIPVNPARPNNVLTFTRKEPIGVCGLVTPWNYPLMMLSWKMAACIAAGNTCLIKPAQTCPLTALKFAELTVKAGFPPGVINVLPGQGSVAGQAIADHTLVRKLGFTGSTPIGQHIMKSCADSNLKKCSLELGGKSPLIIFADCDLDKAVKHGMSSVFFNKGENCIAAGRLFVEDRIHDEFVRRVLKDLRTMAIGDPLNRSTAHGPQNHKAHFDKLLEFCERGVKEGATLVYGGCRVPNMKGYFFTPTVFTDVQDHMFIAHEESFGPIMIISKFNGSDIDSVMQRANRTEYGLASGVFTKDISKALNFADRIEAGTVFVNVYNKTDVAAPFGGFKQSGFGKDLGQEALNEYLKTKCVTIEY, translated from the exons ATGGCT ACGAATCTGCGCGTTGCAATAATTGGTCAGAGCAACTTTGCTGCGGatgtgctggagctgctgctggagcgtCCGCATGTGCAGGTTGTGGGTGTGTTCACCATACCCGACAAGGGCAGTCGCGAGGACATCTTGGCCAGCACGGCAGCCAGTCAGGGCATACCGGTGTTCAAGTTCGCCAGCTGGCGACGCAAGGGCGTGGCGCTGCCCGAAGTGCTGGAGCAGTACAGATCCGTGGGAGCGACGCTTAATGTGCTGCCCTACTGCTCACAATTTATACCCATGGAGGTGATTGATGGCGCCGCTCTGGGCAGCATTTGCTATCATCCATCGATATTGCCGCTGCATCGTGGAGCGAGCGCAATCAGCTGGACGCTCATTGAG GGCGATGAGGTCGCTGGCTTTAGCATCTTTTGGGCTGACGATGGACTGGACACGggtccgctgctgctgcagcgtcagTGCAATGTGGAGCCCACAGATACGCTGGACAGCATCTACAAGCGCTTCTTGTATCCCGAGGGTGTTAAAGcaatgggcgtggctgtggATATGGTAGCCAATGGCACAGCGCCGAAGATTACACAAACCGAAGTGGGCGCCAGCTATGATGCAGCCATGTTCAAGGCAGAGAATCAGCTGCTGAATCTGCAGCAGTCGGCGGCGcgcatttggcaatttgtgcGTGGACTGGACTCTGTGCCAGGTGCCATTGCTGTGGTGCAGCATGCTGATGGCGTGGAGGAGCAGGTGCGCTTCTTTGGCGCGCATCTGTACTCAGCGGGACCGCTGAAGTCGTGcaagccgctgcagctgcagggTCTGGCCAAGCCCGCCTGGGTGCATGACTCGGGACTGCTCATCGAGGGCAGCGATGGCGCCTTTGTTAACATACGCCGCATTAAGCGCGGCAGCAAGATGATCAATGCCTGCGATTGGTTCAAGCAGGCGCAGCACAAGCCCATCACAGACTTTAGCGAGGATGAGCTGGCCAAGCGGCAGCTGTTGAGTGGCATATGGCAGGCTATACTCAAGCAGCCAATTGAGGCAAGCACagatttctttgctgctggcgctggctccATGGATGTTGTGCGTCTAGTGGAGGAAGTCAAAGAAGCATTCGATGTGCCGCTGGAGAACGAGCAAGTGTTCATGGCGCCAGTGTTTGAGGAGTTCTTCGAGCTGCTTGTGCTAAGTTTGCGCCAGGGCAGCGGCTTGACTGGCGGTCAGCAGCTGGAGTATGAAGGCTTCACGCTCAATGCCAACAAGCGTCAAATACGCGTGCCCACGCAACTCTTCATCAATGGACAGTTTGTGCCAGCGCAGGGCAACAAAACGCTGGACATTGTGAATCCCAGTGATGAGCAGCTGCTCTGCCAGGTGAGCTGTGCCAGCGCGCAGGATGTGGACAAGGCAGTGCAGTCGGCGCATGACGCTTTCTATGGCGCCTGGCGTCAGGTCTCGCCCAGGCAGCGTGGGCTGCTCATGCTGCGACTCGCAGAGCTGATGGAGCAGCACAAGGAGGAGCTGGCCACCATTGAGTCGGTGGACTCGGGCGCAGTCTACACGCTCGCGCTAAAGACACACATAGGCATGTCCATTGATGCTTGGCGCTACTTTGGCGGCTGGTGCGACAAGATTCAGGGCAGCACCATACCCGTGAATCCAGCGCGTCCCAATAATGTTTTGACTTTCACGCGCAAGGAGCCCATTGGCGTGTGTGGCCTGGTCACACCCTGGAACTATCCGCTGATGATGCTGTCCTGGAAAATGGCCGCCTGCATTGCCGCTGGCAACACCTGCCTGATCAAGCCCGCGCAGACTTGTCCGCTGACTGCGCTCAAGTTCGCCGAGCTCACAGTCAAGGCGGGCTTCCCACCTGGCGTCATCAATGTGCTGCCCGGTCAGGGCTCTGTCGCCGGTCAGGCCATAGCAGATCACACGCTGGTGCGCAAACTCGGCTTCACCGGCTCCACGCCCATTGGGCAGCATATAATGAAGTCCTGCGCTGACTCCAATCTCAAGAAGTGCTCGCTGGAGTTGGGCGGCAAGAGTCCGCTCATTATCTTTGCCGACTGTGATCTGGACAAGGCCGTCAAGCAT GGCATGTCCTCGGTGTTCTTCAACAAGGGCGAGAACTGCATTGCCGCTGGTCGTCTCTTTGTCGAGGATCGCATCCACGATGAGTTTGTGCGTCGCGTGCTCAAAGATCTGCGCACCATGGCCATAGGCGATCCACTCAATCGCTCCACTGCGCACGGACCGCAGAACCACAAGGCGCACTTCGACAAGCTGCTCGAGTTCTGCGAACGCGGCGTCAAGGAGGGCGCGACGCTCGTCTATGGCGGCTGCCGTGTGCCCAACATGAAGGGCTATTTCTTTACGCCCACTGTGTTCACAGATGTGCAGGATCATATGTTCATTGCACATGAGGAGTCCTTTGGCCCTATTATGATCATCTCCAAGTTCAATGGCAGCGACATCGACTCGGTCATGCAGCGCGCCAATCGCACGGAGTACGGCCTGGCCAGCGGCGTCTTCACCAAGGACATTAGCAAGGCGCTCAACTTTGCGGATCGCATTGAGGCGGGCACAGTGTTTGTCAATGTTTACAACAAAACGGATGTGGCTGCGCCCTTTGGCGGCTTCAAGCAGAGCGGCTTTGGCAAGGATCTGGGCCAGGAGGCGCTCAACGAGTATCTGAAGACCAAATGCGTTACCATTGAATACTGA